One window of Trichoderma breve strain T069 chromosome 3, whole genome shotgun sequence genomic DNA carries:
- a CDS encoding protein kinase domain-containing protein, whose protein sequence is MLNRLHGQPESYEKKAKYRFGRTLGAGTYGVVREADGPTGKVAIKIILKKNVKGNEQMVYDELNLLQRLQHPHIVKFVDWFESRDKFYIVTQLATGGELFDRICDQGKFTEKDASQTIKQVLGAVTYLHQNNVVHRDLKPENLIYVTQDADSDLVLADFGIAKTLDSKDETLKTMAGSFGYAAPEVMAKQGHGKPVDMWSLGVITYTLLCGYSPFRSENLQDLLEECTRGSVIFHERYWKDVSADAKDFINSLIVPDPNSRWTAEQALGHIWLSGKNATDHDLLPELRKAREARAKLKHAILAVSLRKRIAELQDAESDSDSDEMAAAKDAIPGQPAPSKTSVLREKVKDGSLFRSVALAAIADHAAKKEAEITDEELAKQAKRKSFNDEA, encoded by the exons ATGCTAAACCGCCTCCATGGCCAACCCGAGAGCTATGAGAAAAA AGCAAAATACAGGTTCGGACGAACTCTCGGTGCAGGCACTTATGGTGTCGTGCGCGAGGCCGATGGCCCTACCGGCAAGGTTGCCATCAAGATCATTCTGAAAAAGAACGTCAAAGGCAACGAGCAGATGGTGTATGACGAGCTGAACCTCCTTCAGCGATTACAGCATCCTCACATCGTCAAGTTTGTTGACTGGTTCGAATCGAGA GATAAGTTCTACATTGTCACTCAACTCGCCACCGGTGGAGAGTTGTTCGATCGAATCTGCGACCAGGGAAAATTCACCGAAAAGGATGCTTCTCAAACAATTAAGCAGGTGCTAGGCGCTGTCACCTATCTTCATCAGAACAACGTAGTTCACCGAG ATCTAAAGCCGGAAAACCTCATCTACGTTACACAGGACGCAGACTCCGATCTGGTGCTGGCCGATTTTGGTATTGCCAAAACACTCGACAGCAAAGACGAGACTTTGAAGACGATGGCTGGCTCCTTCGGTTATGCAGCTCCCGAGGTGATGGCTAAGCAAGGCCACGGAAAGCCTGTGGATATGTGGTCTCTCGGTGTCATCACTTACACCCTGCTCTGCGGCTACTCTCCTTTCCGCAGTGAGAACCTTCAAGATCTACTCGAGGAGTGCACCAGGGGGTCCGTCATCTTCCACGAAAGGTACTGGAAGGATGTCAGTGCAGACGCCAAAGATTTTATCAACTCTCTCATTGTGCCCGACCCCAACAGCAGATGGACGGCTGAG CAAGCACTTGGACATATCTGGCTCAGTGGTAAGAACGCCACCGACCACGATTTGCTGCCCGAATTGCGCAAGGCTCGCGAAGCACGCGCAAAACTCAAGCACGCCATCTTGGCCGTCAGCCTCCGAAAACGAATTGCCGAACTCCAGGATGCCGAGTCAGACTCTGACAGCGATGAGATGGCAGCTGCCAAGGATGCTATTCCTGGACAACCTGCCCCTTCTAAAACGAGCGTGTTGCGAGAAAAGGTTAAGGATGGCTCATTGTTTCGATCAGTGGCCCTGGCTGCGATAGCGGATCATGCAGCCAAGAAAGAGGCCGAAATcacagatgaagagcttgccAAGCAggccaagaggaagagttTCAATGATGAAGCCTGA
- a CDS encoding histidyl-tRNA synthetase domain-containing protein: protein MVIRDKIFSTITEVFKRHGGVTIDTPVFELKEILSGKYGEDSKLIYDLADQGGELCSLRYDLTVPFARFLAMNKDIQNIKRYHIAKVYRRDQPAMTKGRMREFYQCDFDIAGTYDAMLPDAEVIRIITEVFEGLGWNGAYTIKLNHRKILDGIFQVCGVPEDKIRTISSAVDKLDKLPWADVRKEMTEEKGLAEDVADRIGEWVVLRGRHELLEKLRNDEKLSANESMKQGIADVALLFEYLEAFGALDKVSFDLGLARGLDYYTGLIYEVVTEGSAPEATPGSEDAAKPSKKKSKGKGDDEDRSDDPTIGVGSVAAGGRYDNLVGMFSGKTQIPCVGISFGVDRIFSITKARMAADKSADQVRGNEVDVYVMALGGKGLVKERLEICAKLWQAGIKAEFLYKAKPKMQAQFKAAEANGVPFAIFIGEDELAQGKVKIKEMGLKDGHPEKDGVLVDTTRMADDLKYRIQRKRELESITIQAEGLKVVGGVKGETAKPAEAPKEEEAPKTDEAPKTEEAPKTEEAPAADATTAAPTETPAS from the exons ATGGTCATCCGAGACAAGATCTTCAGCACCATCACCGAAGTCTTCAAGCGCCACGGCGGAGTTACCATCGACACACCCGTTTtcgagctcaaggagattctGTCTGGCAAATATGGCGAGGATAGCAAGCTCATCTACGACCTCGCCGACCAAGGTGGCGAGCTCTGCTCGCTGAGATACGACCTGACGGTTCCATTTGCCCGTTTCCTTGCGATGAACAAGGACATCCAGAACATTAAGCGCTATCACATCGCCAAGGTCTATCGCCGAGACCAGCCTGCCATGACAAAGGGCAGGATGCGAGAGTTTTACCAGTGCGATTTCGATATTGCTGGTACCTACGATGCCATGTTGCCCGACGCCGAAGTCATTCGCATCATCACTGAAGTCTTTGAGGGTCTGGGATGGAACGGCGCGTACACCATTAAGCTCAACCACCGCAAGATCCTCGACGGTATCTTCCAGGTCTGCGGTGTCCCGGAAGACAAGATCAGAACAATCTCTTCTGCAGTTGACAAGCTTGACAAGCTGCCGTGGGCGGATGTCCGAAAAGAGATGACCGAGGAGAAAGGCCTGGCAGAGGATGTTGCTGACCGCATTGGAGAGTGGGTTGTCCTGAGAGGCCGCCacgagctgctcgagaagctgcgcAACGATGAGAAGCTTTCGGCGAACGAGTCCATGAAGCAAGGTATTGCGGATGTCGCTCTCCTCTTTGAATATCTTGAGGCCTTTGGCGCCCTCGATAAGGTTTCGTTTGACCTTGGCTTGGCTCGCGGCCTGGATTACTATACCGGCCTTATCTACGAGGTAGTCACCGAGGGCTCTGCCCCTGAGGCTACCCCTGGCTCAGAGGATGCCGCAAAGccaagcaagaagaaatccaagggcaaaggagatgatgaagatcgGTCTGACGACCCCACCATCGGTGTTGGAAGCGTCGCTGCTGGTGGTCGATACGATAATCTGGTCGGCATGTTCTCTGGAAAGACTCAGATTCCGTGTGTTGGCATCTCATTTGGCGTCGACCGCATCTTCTCTATCACCAAGGCCCGGATGGCGGCGGACAAGTCAGCCGACCAGGTGCGCGGTAACGAAGTCGATGTCTATGTCATGGCTTTAGGTGGAAAGGGGCTGGTCAAGGAGCGCTTGGAAATCTGCGCAAAGCTGTGGCAGGCTGGAATCAAG GCGGAATTCCTATACAAGGCGAAGCCCAAGATGCAGGCTCAGTTCAAGGCTGCGGAAGCCAACGGTGTGCCctttgccatcttcatcggtgAAGACGAGCTGGCTCAAGGCAAggtcaagatcaaggagatgggTCTCAAGGACGGACACCCTGAGAAGGACGGAGTACTGGTAGACACAACGCGCATGGCGGATGACCTGAAATACCGGATACAGCGCAAGCGGGAATTGGAGAGCATTACGATACAAGCCGAAGGCCTCAAGGTTGTGGGCGGCGTCAAGGGTGAGACAGCCAAGCCAGCAGAGGCTCctaaggaggaggaagcccCAAAGACGGATGAAGCTCCAAAGACGGAGGAGGCTCCAAAGACAGAGGAAGCCCCAGCAGCGGATGCTACCACCGCAGCTCCCACCGAAACTCCGGCATCATAG
- a CDS encoding ABC transporter transmembrane region domain-containing protein: protein MEKVDIEKPDGPITVEAEKHVSVDDAATAESAQKQAKGRPKRIASFKDYVRVFQYATKWDFVAYAAGVFASIGAGITLPLMNVVFGNFVGSISDFTNAANLGQDGFRKRADKLSLYMFALFLGRLGLNYINKFAFRMIGIRISSAIRLHYLTALLGQSIHVLDSMPPGYATTTITSTSNVLQLGISEKLGVFFEYNATIVAAIIIAFTRNWALTLVTSSAILFIALTVSVLLPIIVKGHGKVTLAEAKSSAVASETFASIRMIAACGAESRMRTAPFMSLQFGLIFFSVFSAFALAFWYGTKSVAEGRIDNVGTIVIVLMSVMMVVFSLERTTTPLLAVSKATVAAAQFFTVIDAPQPNKGHLTEPDVSATEDIVFDKVTFAYPSRPHVKILDELDLRIESGKINAIVGPSGSGKSTVVGLIERWYTLKEQYVIEEAVEQEKKKKNKNKKSVEEEAEEIRAQEPEETGSPVKLSGTLTTCGHALDDINLKWWRSQIGLVQQEPFLFNDTIFKNVANGLIGTQWESESEEKKRELVKDACVEAFADEFIDKLPQGYDTIVGDSGAKLSGGQRQRIAIARSIVRKPKILILDEATSAIDVRGERIVQAALDRVAQNRTTITIAHRLSTIKKADRIIVIKKGKVVEEGTHESLIALDGGVYSGLVQAQALSLGGSPQSDESDEKEDVYEDIAREKSHAVTEAEAQTSDNTEKQRNIFNSFGRLFYETKSHWYLMFLTVGFAACAGAAVPLQAWLFAKLIVVFQFTGQELLHESRFWSLMWLVLAIGVGCAYFGTIFSSTRMASIIRAKYQQQYFEAILYQKTSFFDDEDHSHGTMTARAAGDPQRLEELMGANMASVYIAIFNLTGSIAIAFSFGWKLALVGAAVVMPILLASSYWRFKYEIQFEKMNNEVFAESSKFASESIGAFRTVTSLTLEAPISQRFETLCNGHVKTAFKKARWVSLLFGFADSCTLACQSLIFYYGSRLLVSGEYKIENYLVCFMAIMNASESAGQSFGFGPNAAQVTAASNRILNTRDTMIQGKSSGAKSLPESQGGMKIELQDLHFKYPTRDIPVFRGLNLTIEKGQFAALVGASGCGKTSIISLLERFYDLDKGRILCNGQDIAEVNIFDYRKHLSLVAQEPTLFQGTLRDNIILGVDETTVTDEQIHQACRDASIHDFIVSLPEGYNTNIGSRGVSLSGGQKQRVAIARALIRNPEILLLDEATSSLDSESEKLVQAAFERAGKGRTMVVVAHRLATVQNADVIFVLGEGKLLEQGSHLELLKKKGVYWQMCQSQALDR, encoded by the exons ATGGAAAAGGTCGACATTGAGAAGCCAGACGGCCCTATAACTGTAGAGGCCGAGAAGCACGTCTCtgttgacgatgccgccaCCGCCGAGTCAGCgcagaagcaagcaaaaggtcGCCCCAAGCGAATAGCCTCCTTTAAGGACTATGTG CGAGTCTTCCAATACGCAACAAAATGGGACTTTGTCGCCTACGCTGCCGGCGTCTTTGCCTCCATTGGCGCCGGCATCACGTTGCCATTGATGAACGTAGTCTTTG GTAATTTCGTTGGAAGTATAAGCGACTTTACCAACGCTGCCAACCTAGGTCAGGATGGCTTCCGCAAAAGGGCGGATAAACTATC TCTATACATGTTTGCTCTATTTCTTGGTCGACTAGGACTCAACTATATCAACAAG TTTGCTTTTCGAATGATTGGAATCCGAATATCCTCAGCTATCCGACTGCATTACTTGACAGCACTGTTGGGTCAAAGCATACATGTCTTGGATTCAATGCCTCCCGGCTATGCTACTACAACAATTACATCTACCAGCAATGTGCTGCAGCTTGGTATTTCGGAGAAGCTCGGTGTCTTTTTTGAGTACAATGCCACAATTGttgctgccatcatcattgcGTTTACTCGGAATTGGGCCCTCACGCTCGTTACCTCCTCGGCGATTCTCTTCATTGCCCTCACCGTATCAGTGCTGCTGCCGATCATTGTCAAGGGCCACGGAAAAGTAACTCTC GCTGAAGCAAAATCCTCTGCCGTCGCAAGCGAAACATTTGCTAGCATTCGTATGATTGCAGCGTGTGGCGCCGAGAGCCGCATG CGTACAGCTCCCTTCATGTCCCTGCAGTTTGGGCTCATT TTCTTCAGCGTGTTTTCCGCCTTTGCGCTTGCATTCTGGTATGGAACCAAGTCCGTGGCTGAAGGCCGAATTGATAACGTTGGAACGATTGTCAT CGTTTTGATGTCCGTCATGATGGTCGTTTTCTCCCTGGAACGAACTACCACCCCTCTTCTAGCTGTCAGTAAAGCTACAGTTGCCGCTGCCCAGTTCTTCACTGTGATAGACGCCCCCCAGCCGAATAAAGGTCATCTCACGGAACCAGATGTTTCTGCTACGGAAGATATTGTGTTCGATAAAGTCACATTCGCCTATCCGAGCCGTCCCCATGTCAAAATTCTAGACGAGTTGGATCTCCGCATCGAGTCGGGTAAAATCAATGCCATTGTTGGCCCCTCAGGTTCGGGAAAGAGTACGGTTGTAGGACTGATCGAAAGATGGTATACTCTTAAGGAACAATACGTCATTGAGGAAGCCGTGGaacaggaaaagaagaagaagaataagaataAGAAGTCGGTTGAggaggaagcagaggagaTCAGAGCGCAAGAACCAGAAGAAACGGGCTCACCGGTGAAACTCAGTGGTACACTCACAACATGTGGTCATGCTCTTGACGACATCAATTTGAAGTGGTGGAGATCACAAATTGGATTAGTCCAGCAGGAAcccttcctcttcaacgACACAATCTTCAAAAACGTGGCGAATGGTTTGATTGGCACGCAATGGGAGAGCGAGtctgaagagaagaaacgagAATTGGTCAAGGATGCATGTGTCGAAGCATTTGCTGATGAGTTTATTGACAAGCTTCCACAG GGTTACGACACTATTGTTGGTGACAGTGGTGCCAAACTCTCCGGTGGTCAGCGTCAACGTATTGCCATTGCGAGATCTATCGTCCGAAAGCCAAAGATCCTTATCCTTGACGAAGCGACCAGCGCGATCGATGTTCGAGGAGAGCGTATAGTCCAAGCTGCCCTCGACCGCGTGGCCCAAAACCGGACAACAATCACGATAGCCCACCGCCTGTCCACAATTAAGAAAGCTGACCGAATCATCGTGATtaagaaaggaaaagtcgTAGAGGAGGGCACCCACGAAAGCCTTATCGCCCTGGATGGCGGTGTCTATTCTGGCCTCGTCCAGGCTCAAGCACTGTCTTTGGGAGGATCGCCCCAATCTGATGAGAGcgatgaaaaggaagatgtTTATGAGGATATAGCCCGGGAAAAAAGCCATGCCGTtaccgaagccgaagcccaGACAAGCGACAACACCGAGAAACAAcgcaacatcttcaacagTTTCGGCCGCCTATTCTACGAAACCAAAAGCCACTGGTATTTGATGTTCCTGACGGTGGGTTTTGCCGCTTGTGCTGGAGCAGCGGTTCCATTGCAAGCCTGGCTGTTTGCCAAACTCATTGTGGTGTTTCAGTTTACCGGACAGGAACTACTACACGAGAGCCGGTTCTGGTCCCTGATGTGGTTGGTGTTGGCCATCGGCGTTGGCTGCGCTTACTTTGGAACGATCTTTTCTTCTACCCGGATGGCATCAATAATTCGAGCTAAATATCAGCAACAGTATTTTGAAGCCATTCTTTACCAAAAGACATCTTTCTTCGACGATGAGGATCATTCTCATGGTACCATGACAGCCCGTGCTGCGGGAGATCCCCAGCGACTTGAGGAACTCATGGGCGCCAACATGGCCAGCGTCTACATCGCCATTTTCAACCTCACCGGatccattgccattgccttTTCCTTTGGATGGAAGTTAGCCTTAGTCGGTGCTGCCGTCGTCATGCCTATTCTTCTCGCCTCATCGTATTGGCGTTTCAAGTACGAAATCCAGTTTGAAAAGATGAACAACGAGGTCTTTGCAGAAAGCTCAAAGTTTGCCTCCGAATCGATTGGTGCCTTTAGAACAGTCACATCTTTGACCCTGGAGGCCCCTATATCGCAACGTTTTGAAACACTGTGCAATGGCCATGTTAAGACGGCTTTCAAGAAGGCTCGTTGGGTTAGTCTCCTCTTTGGATTTGCCGACAGCTGCACATTGGCTTGCCAGTCTCTCATTTTCTACTATGGAAGCCGCCTTTTGGTCAGCGGCGAGTACAAGATTGAGAATTATCTTGTGTGCTTCATGGCCATTATGAACGCTTCCGAGTCGGCTGGTCAGAGTTTCGGTTTTGGGCCAAACGCGGCGCAGGTCACGGCCGCATCGAACCGGATCTTAAACACGAGGGACACTATGATCCAAGGCAAGAGCTCTGGAGCAAAGAGTCTCCCCGAGTCTCAGGGAGGGATGAAAATTGAATTGCAGGATTTGCATTTCAAGTACCCGACTCGAGACATTCCTGTCTTCCGTGGACTGAACTTGACGATTGAGAAGGGCCAGTTTGCAGCTCTTGTGGGAGCATCTGGATGTGGCAAGACGAGCATCATTTCCCTCCTAGAACG GTTCTATGATCTCGACAAAGGTCGTATCTTGTGCAACGGCCAGGATATCGCCGAGGTCAACATCTTCGACTACCGCAaacatctctctcttgtAGCACAAGAACCAACCCTCTTCCAAG GCACTCTCAGAGACAACATCATCCTCGGCGTTGACGAAACCACCGTCACCGACGAACAAATCCACCAAGCCTGCCGCGACGCCTCCATCCACGACTTCATCGTCTCCCTCCCAGAAGGTTACAACACAAACATCGGCTCCCGCGGTGTTTCCCTCTCCGGAGGCCAGAAGCAGCGCGTCGCGATTGCCCGCGCGCTCATTCGAAACCCGGAGATCTTGCTCCTTGACGAGGCCACCAGCTCGCTCGATTCCGAGAGCGAGAAGCTCGTCCAGGCTGCGTTTGAGCGAGCCGGAAAGGGCCGCACAATGGTTGTGGTTGCTCATAGACTGGCTACGGTGCAGAATGCGGATGTCATTTTCGTTTTGGGAGAGGGCAAGCTGCTTGAGCAGGGAAGCCATCTCGaactgttgaagaagaagggcgttTATTGGCAAATG TGTCAAAGCCAGGCTCTGGACAGGTAA
- a CDS encoding alpha/beta hydrolase fold domain-containing protein — MDSTSSFLRWSPLSQTAVAVTTTAVATTLLIFARSALWPRWGKALPNPLKTAIPGTPKDEIDGLVYRPDAFPGARDVDTPYGSIRVYEFGPENGEKVLLVHGISTPCITLSRIAHGLVDRGCRVMLFDLFGRGFSDGVGDLPHDERLYTTQILLVLASSPLAWTGNDAFRLIGYSLGGGIAVHFATSFPHLVSSLVLLAPAGLINPEDFGAMSLFIFRSGFVPEGLLAYLTRSRLQQPIASARKPKEASATASMAEVAMAETSGTTEQTDGTIPLEQHVLMYVRWMVLNHAGFIPSFMSSIRHAPLTHQHDSWKLLARRKPGTTTVLLAQNDELIDVNDYEREALPLIGGRDNVVWKVLPGTHDFVMTHSNNILKELDEVWQ, encoded by the exons ATGGATTCCACATCCAGCTTCCTCCGCTGGTCGCCGTTGTCCCAAACCGCCGTCGCAGTCACGACGACGGCCGTTGCCACAACGCTGCTCATATTTGCCAGATCAGCGCTGTGGCCGCGATGGGGCAAGGCGCTCCCGAACCCGCTCAAGACGGCGATTCCGGGAACGCCGAAGGACGAGATTGATGGGCTTGTTTATCGGCCGGATGCCTTTCCGGGGGCGAGGGATGTTGATACACCA TATGGATCCATCCGCGTCTACGAATTCGGTCCCGAGAATGGCGAAAAGGTCTTGCTTGTCCATGGTATCAGCACCCCGTGCATAACTCTCTCCCGCATCGCTCACGGACTTGTCGATCGTGGATGTCGTGTGATGCTTTTT GATCTCTTTGGTCGAGGCTTTTCAGACGGCGTTGGTGACCTCCCTCACGATGAGCGCCTCTACACTACTCAGATTCTTCTCGTGCTTGCCTCTAGTCCCCTTGCCTGGACCGGTAATGATGCTTTCCGTCTTATTGGGTATTCTCTTGGTGGAGGCATCGCCGTACACTTTGCCACTTCGTTCCCTCACCTCGTTTCATCGCTTGTTCTGCTCGCCCCCGCCGGTCTCATTAACCCCGAGGATTTTGGTGCCAtgtctctcttcatctttcgGTCAGGCTTTGTACCAGAGGGACTTCTCGCCTACTTGACACGGTCTCGTCTGCAGCAACCCATTGCATCGGCCAGAAAACCCAAGGAAGCCTCCGCAACTGCATCGATGGCTGAAGTCGCTATGGCAGAGACCTCCGGCACTACCGAACAGACAGATGGCACCATTCCCCTGGAACAGCACGTATTGATGTATGTCAGATGGATGGTTCTCAACCACGCCGGCTTCATCCCCTCGTTCATGTCATCCATTAGGCATGCGCCCTTGACGCACCAGCATGATAGCTGGAAGCTTCTTGCCCGCCGGAAGCCTGGTACAACTACGGTTCTATTGGCTCAAAACGACGAGCTCATTGATGTGAACGACTACGAGCGGGAAGCTCTTCCACTCATCGGAGGAAGGGACAATGTAGTTTGGAAAGTTCTTCCCGGCACTCATGATTTTGTCATGACACATTCTAATAACATTCTCAAGGAGTTGGATGAGGTGTGGCAATAA
- a CDS encoding fungal specific transcription factor domain-containing protein — MAGPSLSHILDPMAPLSEPVSAPPPPYPLAQQPVAGSDAAATSTVGSAPLNLAGTAHDHIAMPAVPPSTTAPGVTTAAAAAADGVTPGVTAEPSGSGSNQSHQNSNPYACRDCGRTYSRPEHLVRHVQTHTLGRRFACEICKKTFARKDLLRRHVTNHENDSPLKRERMVSSPNSSRVTQACRHCAVARVKCDEAKPCRRCVRRSLPCSSYETSPGTVRHLVHLPAGGQDATQTRPSGAASVGSTDSNSTLQNASANFIRDNTTSKSSPLSQSTSSRQGDSQLTTPDTGVGPGSITNNPSQPHDPSRTGSGPMEFNNIPFFDFLRDVLYPQPVDLSRPSESQGPAVLDFCDDMDMDLTEMDFGLLDHWNLDLDDGSLITPTMTGHNPQNSLEMSQMRQNLANVWGELPWKWDPTTKDNAYTEQGNLPVSATDVSNAQFQEVKRQLERVVDQRLNLPSRDQILAIVLKTCRDASTAGRVAASFPTVDVMDTMVQAFLAAHLRQVSTWIHYPTLKLNAVWPEWIGNAVAAGAVLMPAPTLRKFGFAVQEAVRITIPARFEDNNTAIQNLSLVQSLILGQDIGLWSGNRRKMEIAECHLVIPVTMMRYRRLFQRCMYPVITVEPSDEGEILEQKWMKWAAAEQWKRLVFHCYIREAQISMTALTNPCMSYAELTLPLPEQKDLWSAKTASEWKAIYLTRSVGPNLKAPSIADMYRDPRQFADNSTRIDMQLSVSVFLHGFWSMVLEYSQMSVVHQFRSYSKEVSNPMLSSRRQELMRDLQSFQFVASKLQDVSPQEHVVLCLLMMHLHVSLDDLQIFSGKQGEEEARRMYPILQQWTASSDSWHAVYCAGQIFRHAKLFPSGSLKDFYAIAVHHAALALWTYGVVFRASQQQEMPSQYGFEPMYLDDGDATTIQQFLSFGQGRPFIQGPAGSSSGAAPGDASVYDPRACMDIAQEILQANFRRPQDALPPLVENLCQLIKQLGNAAWAVGLG; from the exons ATGGCCGGACCATCTCTATCACACATCCTCGATCCCATGG CGCCTTTGTCTGAGCCTGTTTCTGCGCCTCCTCCGCCCTACCCGCTGGCACAGCAGCCTGTCGCTGGCTCCGATGCTGCCGCTACAAGTACGGTAGGCTCCGCGCCGTTGAATCTTGCTGGTACGGCCCATGATCACATCGCCATGCCAGCAGTGCCGCCGTCAACGACAGCTCCCGGTGTtaccactgccgccgccgctgctgctgatggtgTAACTCCTGGTGTCACTGCTGAACCCTCAGGATCAGGGTCGAACCAGAGCCACCAAAACAGCAATCCCTATGCTTGTCGCGACTGTGGCCGGACTTATTCACGGCCAGAGCACCTTGTTAGACATGTCCAGACTCACACTCTGGGGCGGCGCTTTGCGTGCGAAATCTGTAAAAAGACATTCGCCCGGAAGGATTTGCTGAGGCGCCATGTCACTAACCATGAGAACGACTCGCCCTTGAAGCGTGAACGGATGGTTTCATCACCAAACTCCAGTCGCGTTACCCAGGCTTGCCGTCACTGTGCCGTTGCTCGCGTGAAATGCGATGAGGCGAAGCCGTGCAGGCGCTGTGTCCGCCGTAGCCTGCCCTGTTCTTCTTATGAGACCAGCCCAGGCACTGTTAGgcatcttgtccatcttccaGCGGGCGGGCAGGATGCCACGCAGACTCGTCCAAGCGGCGCTGCTTCTGTAGGATCCACAGACTCCAACTCCACACTTCAAAATGCCTCTGCAAACTTCATCCGCGACAATACAACTAGTAAGAGCAGCCCTCTGTCACAGTCTACGTCATCAAGACAAGGCGACAGCCAGCTGACCACTCCGGATACGGGGGTAGGACCAG GCAGTATTACTAACAACCCAAGTCAACCCCATGATCCTTCAAGAACTGGCTCAGGTCCTATGGAGTTCAATAACATCCCTTTCTTTGACTTCCTTCGCGATGTCCTCTACCCTCAGCCAGTGGATCTGTCACGGCCATCCGAGTCTCAAGGTCCAGCCGTGTTGGACTTCTGTGAcgatatggatatggatcTGACAGAGATGGACTTTGGCCTCCTGGACCATTGGAACCTGGATCTGGACGATGGCTCTCTGATAACACCCACAATGACTGGTCATAACCCGCAAAACTCATTGGAAATGTCTCAAATGCGGCAGAATCTTGCCAACGTCTGGGGGGAATTGCCGTGGAAGTGGGACCCCACCACCAAGGACAACGCCTACACTGAGCAGGGTAATCTTCCCGTATCAGCCACAGATGTTTCCAATGCTCAATTCCAAGAGGTCAAGAGACAACTGGAGCGAGTGGTTGATCAAAGACTGAATCTTCCCAGCCGCGACCAGATTCTAGCCATTGTCTTGAAGACTTGTCGAGATGCTTCCACGGCCGGCCGGGTGGCCGCCTCTTTTCCAACAGTCGATGTGATGGACACAATGGTTCAAGCCTTTTTGGCGGCTCACCTCCGTCAGGTATCGACATGGATACACTATCCCACCCTTAAGCTGAATGCGGTATGGCCTGAATGGATTGGAAACgctgtggctgctggcgctgtctTGATGCCAGCTCCGACGTTGCGAAAGTTTGGATTTGCCGTTCAAGAGGCAGTTC GAATTACAATACCTGCACGA TTTGAAGACAATAACACAGCCATACAAAACCTTAGTCTTGTCCAATCCCTCATTCTGGGGCAAGATATCGGCTTGTGGAGCGGCAACCGCAGGAAAATGGAGATCGCCGAGTGCCATTTAGTCATTCCGGTAACA ATGATGCGATATCGTCGGCTGTTCCAGCGATGTATGTACCCCGTTATCACGGTCGAGCCCTCCGATGAGGGCGAAATACTAGAACAAAAGTGGATGAAATGGGCGGCTGCGGAACAATGGAAGAG GCTCGTATTCCACTGTTACATCCGGGAAGCCCAAATATCCATGACAGCGTTGACGAATCCATGCATGTCGTATGCCGAGTTGACGCTACCTCTACCGGAACAGAAAGACCTGTGGTCTGCGAAAACAGCGTCTGAGTGGAAGGCCATCTATTTAACGAGATCTGTTGGACCGAATTTAAAGGCGCCATCAATCGCCGACATGTACAGAGACCCACGTCAGTTTGCTGACAACAGCACGCGTATCGATATGCAGCTGTCCGTCTCTGTTTTCCTTCACGGCTTTTGGTCAATGGTTTTGGAATACTCTCAAATGAGCGTGGTGCACCAATTTCGTAGCTACTCCAAAGAAGTGTCAAACCCGATGCTTAGCTCAAGACGTCAGGAGCTCATGAGAGATCTGCAGTCGTTTCAATTTGTTGCGTCAAAACTGCAGGATGTTTCTCCTCAGGAGCATGTTGTCTTGTGTCTTCTTATGATGCACCTGCACGTATCCTTAGACGACCTGCAGATCTTTTCGGGCAAGCaaggggaggaagaggcccGCCGTATGTACCCCATTCTACAACAATGGACAGCTAGCTCCGACTCCTGGCATGCAGTCTATTGCGCTGGTCAGATCTTTCGACATGCCAAGCTGTTTCCTTCAGGGTCCTTGAAGGATTTCTACGCCATAGCAGTCCACCATGCCGCGCTTGCTTTGTGGACATACGGCGTTGTGTTTCgagccagccagcagcaagaaatGCCATCGCAGTATGGGTTTGAACCTATGTATCTGGACGACGGCGATGCCACAACGATTCAACAGTTTTTGAGTTTCGGACAGGGGCGGCCTTTTATCCAAGGGCCTGCAGGATCGAGCTCTGGCGCTGCGCCAGGCGATGCATCGGTTTACGACCCTCGTGCGTGTATGGATATTGCACAGGAAATTTTACAGGCCAACTTTCGACGGCCTCAGGATGCCTTGCCGCCTCTTGTAGAGAATCTCTGCCAGCTAATTAAACAGCTTGGAAACGCAGCTTGGGCGGTTGGATTGGGGTAG